The DNA sequence TACACAATATTTTGAGAAAGAATATAAGCATATTTATCGTTTTATTACATTCAACCAATACATTTGAATTCAGTAACTGTAATTTCTATATAATTTCATGAATATGTGAATAAAAGTCGCGTGTGCCACACAAATCTTATTGATGGCCAGTTCatctattaatttaattaataaacgAATTTTATTGGGGTTTATATGCTCATTACCTGTTTTTGTATCTTTATATTCTAGCATATTTACCCTGAATATTTATTGGGGTTTATATGCTCATTACCTGTATTTGTATCTTTATATTCTAGCTTATTTACCTTGTATCTTCTATGTATATGCTACAGGAAATGCAGTGTTTTTCATCGGAACACCATTACAAGTGTTTTCtggaaaatttaatttgctaTAACTTATTTCCTTTAATTGGGTTTCATATTGGCATGTTGGATGGATTTTTGATCTGGACAGTATGACAGCATCATCGGTCAATTGCTGGatttgtgctttattttgagaTTGCTTTTGAGCGCAAAATCGTTCAGCATTTTTACTGTTACGCTTCCGACCCTTCTTGATTGATAATTATTGCCCTGTTTAATCAACAATATTATATGACTTTGTCATTTATTCCTGATATGTAATGTTCAGATCCTTAGTTATCTGCCTTTTCCATTAGTAGAGTATTTGCCTGTAGTTAGCCTCTCATGACTCCTTCACATGAACGACATTTAGATGATTTATGGTTTAGATGACTGTTCCATTGTACTAACTTGAATTTGGTGGCTTTAGTTTCATGTATTTAGTCGGTATATTTTTCAGATTTGTGACCTACTTTTGCACAACGCAGATCACTTTCAAGTTGAATGTTGGTGGTCCCctactttttcattaaaaaggTTGggtatatttttgttattactGGGTGAATAATCGATCGTGTGTTTGTAATTTGAATGCAGGAACCGCTCAAGTTGTCAACAAATTGATGTGAAGTCTTTCAAAAATGTACGTGAAACAACAAATTTTGAGTTAGCTTTCTTTGTTCTGTATTTCCAATACAACTATACTAAATGCTAGATACATTTCCTTTCAGTTTGAATTGTAAACTTTGCAATTCGCttagtttttcttctttttttcctctTTGTAAACACTGTTGTAAAGCTGAAACACAGATTTGAAGATTAATTTGGATTCAAGTGTGAGACCTGCGATCTTTTTTTTGAAATGGTTTCTTACTGACATAAATCATAGTATCTTTCATTGAGAAACAGTGAACTTCTCTTTTTCTTAAGGTCCTTTGTACTTGGTCAATACCTGCTAGAATTCTATATTGCATTTCAAGCTCAGctttgtgttttaaaattaaataaaattttaattttaatcgtagccatgaaaaaataataatttcgcTCTTATGGTAACTGAAATtgctttttttcttttatataaaaaaatatatggttcttatatataaaaatattgtttgatCCAAATTGCTTGACCAGCTCGAATCCACATGATAACCAATGTATGTTTTCTTAAATctaagaaatatatataatatataatgcttaaacaaattataaaaaataatgaattaaaaaaattgtttttatcaaaattaaaactGACAGCACAAAATTGTAACGAGTGAAAAAGAGTAGTGAGAAAAGTCAATGTGATTGCAACGGTTGAGTAGAAAGAAGGCAGCCTACAAGAATATAGTCGTTATCAATATTATTGGGAATTTCCAAAATTCTATTAATGTTTTTTGTGACCCAAAACATTTACAAGTATAAAACTAGCCGTTGAGATTTATTAAACTTGAAACCATTTATTCTAACTCCCCGctctaaaaaaaatccaatcttTTCTTCTTGAACAATATCCTAGATTCCCTCCTTCACCCTTAGAGAAAAATAAATCtgccaaaaaaaacaaaaatcggAGCTTGCATGTGATTTTCTTTCCCATTTTTTCATTAAACTAACTTGAACTAGTTACTAGTTCATGGGTGTTCGAATTCAGGTGCCATTTCAATGTCGGAATGGTTCAGATGGGTTTTCAGGCTGTCTTATTAATGGAAATACTGGTCGGAGCAGGGCTGATTCGGATACCGAGATAGAAAAATGGAGGAAACCCCACCTCCTGCTCTACATTTTTCTTGTGCTATTTTCTGGTCTGGGGCTCGTTTCGGGTGAGAAATGGGACGGGGTGATTGTGACGCAAGCAGATTATCAAGCTCTCCAGGCCATAAAGCACGAACTGGTCGATTCGAAAGGGGTTTTAAAGAGCTGGAATGACACCAGTAACGGTGCTTGTTCTGGTGAATGGACTGGCATCAAGTGTGTTAATGGACAAGTTATAGCTATCCAGCTTCCATGGAAGGTATTAGGCGGCCGAATCTCAGAAAAAATTGGGCAACTTCAGGCTCTCCGACGTCTCAGCCTCCACGACAACTTTCTTGTTGGTCCGGTGCCAACGTCCCTCGGTTTCCTTCCCAATCTAAGAGGGATTTATCTTTTCAATAACCGGCTTTCGGGTTCGATCCCTCCATCAATTGGTAACTGTTTGGTTTTACAAACTCTTGATCTTAGTAATAATCAGCTCATTGGTACGATTCCTCCGAGTCTTGCAAATTCCACAAGGTTGTATAGGCTTAATCTGAGCTTTAATGGCCTTTCTGGTTCTATTCCATCAACACTTTCTCAGAACCCTTCTTTAACTTTCCTTGCCCTTCAAAATAACCATCTTTCTGGTTCTATCCCTGATTCTTGGaacagaaaaaataataaccattCTTATAACCTCCAGTCTTTGAATTTAAGTTACAACCTAATCAATGGGAACATACCCGAAGAGTTTAGTAATCTCTTGAAGCTAAATTCCATGGATTTATCAAACAACGCAATCACAGGAACCTTTCCTTTGAGGCTCACCAATCTCTCTTCTCTTGTAACCATAAATCTGGAAAACAACAATTTAGATAGCCAGATCCCAGAATCAGTCGAAAATTTAAGGAATCTTTCTGTTCTAAACTTGAGTAACAACAAGCTCAAAGGGCAAATCCCAGGGACCATTGGTAACATCAGCACTCTTACCTTTCTTGATCTTTCTCGCAATAATCTCTCAATGGAAATCCCAACTTCCTTGGTGAATTTACCCAATCTTGATTCGTTCAATGTTTCGTACAATAATCTTTCGGGAACCGTCCCATCTGTTCTTGCAAGTAGATTTAGTTCGAGCTCGTTTATGGGCAATATTCAGCTGTGTGGATACAGTAACTCGACTCCGTGTCCTTCTCCCCAACCCGAAAATCTGCCTTCACCAGAAAAACATCGCCGAAAATTGAGCTCAAAGGACATAATTCTCATATCTGCTGGAGCTCTTCTAATTGTCCTACTAATTCTGTGCTGTATTTTGATGTGCTGCTTGATCAGAAAGAAAGCAGCTTCAAGAAATAGTAAACCAGGTGGTGTTCTGGCAAAGGCAACTCCAGCAGCAGGGAATATAGCCGAATCTGGAGGCGAAACAGGAGGAAAATTAGTACATTTTGATGGGCCTTTTGTATTTACAGCTGATGATTTGTTGTGCGCTACTGCAGAGATAATGGGAAAGAGCAGTTATGGAACAGCATACAAGGCAACATTGGAGGACAATAATGTAGTTGCTGTAAAAAGGCTCAGAGAGAAGATCACTAAGCCACAGAGTGAATTTGAAAGCGAGGTTTCAGAGCTTGGAAAGATTCGACACCCAAATATCTTGGCCCTTAGAGCTTATTATCTTGGACCTAAAGGGGAAAAGCTTCTTGTCTATGATTATATGCCTAATAAAAGCCTTGCTTCCTTTCTCCATGGTTAGTTTACTCACCCGAACCATTATTTATGCAACTAAACTTTTGTTTTCGTTAGCTAACCATCACATTTTCATTCGTTGTATGCAGCTAGAGGGCCAGAAACCAACATTCAATGGCCAAAAAGAATGGCAATAGCCATTGGCATAACCCAAGGACTTTACTATCTCCACACCGAACAAGATATAGTACACGGAAATCTTACCTCAAGCAATGTTCTTCTTGATGAGCAAAACAATCCTGAAATAGCAGATGTAGGCCTCTCTCGACTAATGACTAGTGCTGCCAACACGAATATTGTAGCCACAGCGGGCACAATGGGATATCGTGCACCAGAGCTTTCCGAGATCAAGAATGCCACCACAAAGACCGACATTTTTAGCCTCGGGGTAATATTGTTGGAGCTCTTAACAGGGAAATCCCCAAGCGAGGCCACAGATGGGCTCGATCTGCCTCAGTGGGTGGCATCAACAGTTAAAGATGAATGGACTCATGAAGTTTTCGATGTGGAGCTTATGAGGGATGCACCGAATATAAGCGATGAATTATTGAGTACTTTGAAATTAGCGCTCCATTGTGTCGACCCCTCGCCCACAGCCCGGCCTGAGGCTCATCAAGTTCTACAGAAACTGGAGGAGATAAAGCCTGAAATGGACACCAATGTTATTCTACCATCTTTCTGATGGTGATACAGCGGCAGTGAGACAAAAGTTGAGTAAATTTTGAGAATTGAAGTGtttactatattattttattctttggTGTTAATAATTTTGCCTTGAAATTACAATAATGGATCTTTTTTCAATAGTCactctatgtatgtatgtatatgagGTTGTATTGAAATTCTTTTGCTCATGTAATTTGTTCTAGCTAAATACTTGTGAGAAtgacaatatatatttatatattagatgtTGTGTTAgaaattatgaaatataaatatttttttatttaaattaaatgaatgatgtattgattatttatttatttgatatagTTTTTCACTTCTTTGTTGCTCAGTTCCTCTTGTCATTCCCATAGATCTCCGGATGCATAAAGGTGCACAATGAGATTTTGCAGCTCAATTCTGTAACACAATAAGTTTTGAGAATGATATTCTTAAAGCTTGCTGTTAAATCGCTAGGGACTTGATCCTCCACCATTACCTAGTGTTAGCTGGTATATTAACCTCCATTGATTGACGGTTTTCTTTAGGGGCGAAAAAGTGTGCTGTTTTGTAGCAGAAGGAAGGGATTTCAGAGAAGCATTTCACATAACTGTATATTTTTAGAAACTTGAAATACAAGTGGGATGGATTTAAAACTTGGATTTGAAATCCTCACATCCAAATAACTCGCGTTGTTCAAAATTTTCCCCACTTGTTTTCTGCGTAACCATATGAAATCACTCAAACTAAACTTTGCAATAATGAAGTGCACGCTTGAATGGAAACTGGAATTTGCATTGCATAACTAAACCAGTTTACAAGACCTGAACAATACAAAATAACTAAATTTTCGAACTTGACAAATCAAACTTAAAAGCAGAGGTGGGAATATTATGTTGATTTGTTCCCTGTAGAAGGCAAGCCGTTCGATTAAGGCCAATGAAAATGAAGGTATGGCTTGCATTTAGATATTGGTCTTCTCTCGGGTATAACAAGTTGGTGCACCTCGATATAAACCACTGAGAGTTCCGTAAAACAAATTTGTGTTCGAAACCACCCCTGAATTGATGTAGGTCAGCCACCCAAAGAAAAAAACTCTGGTGGCGTTTTTGCCTAAACCCAGAAACCGCAAGGATCTTGAAATGAGCTAAAGGACTCAAGTGTTGTCTTTTTCATTATCTGGCCAGAGCAATCTCCATGGTCCGGTTCTAGAGCTTAGCCTGAAATTAACAACCATTTAGTGGCATTGCACGAAGTTAAGAAGCATGAATATAAGtaaaagaaagcaagaaattaatCAAATTTACAATTATGTCATTCAATCTGAACTTGAAATTATCAAATCCTAGCTTGAGCTCACGTAGAGCTAGATAATCAAATTCAATTAAACGAAAGTAGCTTGAACTCAAACACTAATCGAGCCAAACTCAAGCCCCATATAGTTCAGTATTCGAATTTCTGGTCACCTAAAAcaattttagaataaaaaaagaaaagtaatATTTAACTCGATTCCATTTGTTTATACCCCAAAAAGTCACCTGTCCAAGAGAATTTTTTTATAGTCATTTTTACCTGAAAACACCAGCGAATACACGAAAAGTCATAAATAGAAACAGCCCACTCCAGACACCAGTAAGACCAAACAGAGGAACAGTCATCAATATGAAAACTGAAGAGATCAGTCCGACCAGAGCCTGTTCATCCAAGCGAAACCAGATTATTTAGTAAAACCGTATCTGATGAGGGATCTACAAAAAACCGTAAAACAACATTACCAAGGAATATGCAGCAAATCCAAAGTCTGAAACCCCATAATAAAGCCCATCAAGAACAAAAGCAATGGCATTCATAGGCTGAGATTCAGCAACAAGTTACAACACAAATATAAGTGATCAAACATGTTTCAGTAAAACAATGGCACTGTATCCCTGATACACAGGATTCAAGAGATATAACAGTATTAGAATCCTGTATTTGATCCTCTTCGAGCAATCAGTACCATCTCCTGTGCTCGAGGCAAATTCAGGAAGAATTCCGGCAGAAATAAGTTATTCTTACCAAGGTTCCCGATCTGGCTATTCCAAAAACTTCTGAGTCTGGACTAAATAAGCTAGAAAGAGCACCGAATCCAATGAACAAAATCACAGCCAAATCTAGGCCCATGATTAAACCAACCTGATTAAATAATCAAATGTGTAAAACATTCAGTAAGGTAACCATTTGAGTCTGTCAACgtacaatatatatttaaaatgcaCAAAAAGTTATAGAAGGTTAAGAATCAGATGGTTTGTACCTGCAGCACTTTGTAAACCAGTTGCCGTGCCAGACCATAGTTCCCTTGAGAATAGTCACTAGCAAGTGGAGCCTGTAAAACCAATGTCAAGGAAATGAGAGAATTTTTGGGGATAGCTTAATTCTCCTCAAAAGTAACTCCAGAGGTGTTGCCTGCATATgttttattacctccaaaaaaTCTCAAGTTTTTACCTGCCCTACAAGTGCTAAACCATCACTCAACAGAGATAAGGCCAACCAAACTTTAAAACAAATCTGATGCCCAGAACCTTCATGCGCAGCTATGGATGTAGCTAATGTTGTAGTCATAAGAACTGCTATAGTTCTTCCTGTCAGGAGAGCACCTgggaaatgaaattaaaaagaaatgtCGACAACTGACTTTGGCTCATATATTTGACTGTTTCATGCCAGTCAAAATGTTTCTTTAGCCACAGCAGTGATAAGGATGATTAAGTATGGTTTCAGACCAACAGTCCTACTGTATTTGACATACCCGGACATTATGGGATCATTTTTCAGCTACTTACTAAGTTCTAATTTTAAAAACAGCAAGTGTTCCCCAAAATTCTTGCTTTGGCAACGATTCTTTCTGATCACAGATTAACAGCAAAATGGCTTGTTTCTGGACGACAAATCCCCCGAGTAATGCTGATGTCAAGAATAGTATCAAACAAATTATGGCAGTAATGAGGCACAAATGAGTCGCCTATATAAATACCCCAACATAAGCTACAGAATTCTGAAAAGTATAAAAATCAACATTGGCACTAATTACAGCGAGGACAAGAAATTTTTGGCTTAGATAGACCCAGCAaagaaatattcaaattttcaagctTTCTTGCTTCCCATTTTCAGTCATTCACTTCTTGaaattactcatttttttttatataaaatatgaataaacacgtttatgatttaaaatcataaaatcttgaaaatatgaAGTAAAACATGTTTTAGCACCAAATGATTGGTCTAAATGTGTGTTCCGGTTTACACGTTTTGTTCTACTCCAAACGTGGTGAGATATGATCATTGTTACTCTACCTAATAAGGTGGGAAATTATTGTTCGAATTTCTTCATATATGAGCCTTAGTgttctaaaaatttattttgagttttttagGATATTGCTGATGACACGGTTTTGGATAGGGGCGTGACACTCATGCTCAAGACAAAATGCTTTACAAATCTCGTTATCATGTTTGTTGGATAATCTAACACTGAAAATGAATAAATATCAGATCCTTCCATGGAGTTTCAAATGCAAACAATCTCTAGCTCACATCTGTCACGACTTTAAGCAACACATTTTCAGGTGAACTGTTAATCCTATGTAATTACCAAAACAAGAAACAACCATTTGGTAATCCACgatttttttgacatttttttttaccCAAATGGCCAACATATGCGGTATCTACCAGAGAAGCAATAGGGTCAGCAGCAAGAGCCAATGTTGCTGGCAGTGCAATCGACAATATCTTCATCCCAAGCACATTTAATTTGAATGCACTCCTACAAAACGCCAAAATGCGTCACCCGCTAAACCCAATAAATCCCAACAAAACTTCAGAAATACACGAAAAATAAAGCACCTTAAACTAAGCACCAACACTCTTCGAAACAGAACCGCCAGAAACATCATCCAGTTCTGGGCTAGGATCCGCGTCACACGCACACCCACTGTCCCGATTATCCGTCACCAGAGAATTCGCCTTTCCCGGCACGTTATTGGAGCTTTTGGTAGCTGGCAACTTCTGAATTTTCCGAAACCGAGAAGAAAAATGATAGGCGCATTTCGTAAAACACTAGTACTGTGAAAAGATTTGATCGGGAAAACTACTGTAATGGTTGAGACTGAAGTGGCAATAAAAGAGAAAATGGCCGTGGCAATGGTGTATGGAATTAAATGCCATTGATGAATCTTTTCAGAAGAAAGAATCTTGGGTGTATGGATCTTGGTGTAAGCGGAGCTGGATAAAATCTGTGTCGTTGAATTTTAACGGCTATGCAATTTCAGATAATGAAATATCCAATTACTGTGTCATACATTAGTAAGGTAATACGGTTGGAAGTAACCGATCACCGTGCCTTCGTCGTCGTTATggccattaaaaaaataaaaatagaaaaaacaaGGTAAATATTGTGTTTTTGATCTCAAGTTTCTTcgtcaatattttatattatcaaatttcaatcttatcaGGCGTGAAATTATAAATATCAAAGTCACATTAGCATATATCAAAGTCACATTAGCATTTATTGATGAGTCTCACGTAGGGGTGTGCAATCGGTCTAttcggttaccgaccgaaccgaatagaCCTATAACCGATTTAACCGATTTTATTTGcaaataaccgaaccgatcgaaatatttatagaaaccgaattaaccgCACCGATACCGAAATaaccgatattttttaaaaaatacgaaatttaaccaaaaaaaacAATGAAGATCTTATAAATAACAAAGAacattaaacaaaaaataccaataataaatagaaatatTGAAGCTAAAATCATCGTATGAATGAGTTTCTTTTCTAATATATGAAAAGTTGGGTTTCCTTCGAATGTATTTTTAATGTCCATATACaacttaaattaatatatatactaattcgattaattcggtttaatcgaatttttcaaattaaaaccgaaaccgaaccgaattaaccgattttttaaaatttcaaaaccgaacttccgaattaaccgaaccAAATTTCCgaattaattcggttcggttaattcAGTTAAACCGAAATTTTGTcggaaaaataactaaaattatcaaaataaaataacatattgaaatttgaaaacacTGATTTTATGATAACTCAATTCTAATCTTTGCATCATATTCATGAACTGAACAATTCGTTCTCCTCACatgtaaaatttattaaaatttcctgatttataaaaatttttcgTCATCAATTGTAAATATAACTGCAAAATAAATGGAGTTGTAGAGAAATGAGTATGTTTTAGATTCAAAGCTGGACATTGTAATTTCAAATGTTCTTCTCCATAaacccacaaaaaaaaaagtttgacttttgtttaaataatgataaatttTAATCTAAATTAAGTTCTCATTAAAACTTATAATTGATTACGTTAATTTGCAAGGGTAATTCAGACAGAAAATAttgcattttaattttaacCACCCAGtgtgtttttttactttttttatataaaaattctttaaaatggattttttttaaaataaaattttagttgatgaattttgtaaaaatataattttcagaaaaaagtTGGGTTCAGATTCCCAAATTTTCTTACATTCGTACATATGAAAAAGGTctactatattataatatataattctttTTAAGATTTCTTAAGAAGTCCACTGCTTCTGATTCCTGCATGGAAAACGGGGTAAATCTGTACCAATTCAGGCCAGGATCGAAACTCATCGTTCGTTGATTTTAGGATACCCAAAAGAAAGGACAAATGATAAGAAAAAGGCATAACtcagaaataataaattaaataaaacatcgAGCATCAATAAATGGAAAACGAACGATTATGGAGCGTGCAGCCCTTCTCCAGTGTACCTTTCCTTTTCCTCTGGTATGCATGAAAAATTCATCAAGATCTCGAAGCAAAGACAGCACGAAGAAACCGTGAAACTCAAGATGGATAGCGCCGGTCGAGATGATAGTCGGATCAGGCGCTATCCCTCCTGAGCTTCGCGGGTTCGCCATACTAATTTAATCAAGCAGAAAGCCGCatcaataatattataattattatatcgATAATGTGTACATATTGTTCAAAAAATGAGAGAGAGTTGGGGGAGATATGAATGCGAATGGGGGAGTATTTATAGCAGGAAAGTAACGTGGGGATCGGCAGATGGTCGTCGCCAATTACTTGTTCCCTCGAGGAAGAGCTCCCTCCTTTGGAAATTTTTGACTGGATTTTATAATCTATATATACAAaatctcatattttaaattaataagtgTAAAGTTACAAGAAGCCTGGAATTATACTTACAAGTCAGTTTTTAGGTAAGTTTATTTTAAGTGGTACGTAGCATctattcaataaaatatttgaaaattatacttaaaagttgaaaaacatttaaaataagtttttacGAACACTGTCTAACAAGATTTTGGCACGCGGTTTTGGCGCacacaaattaatttttaataattttttttttgtaaattgcAATTAATAAATGAGAGTAATTTTCTTATTCAAAGTTAACGTTtgggtttatttattttttgttatgttttgttttcttttcttttataccTATAATGGCTTATGGAAAATGTATATTTTGAGAAAGAAATATCTGATTTCTATTACCATAACAGAATCAACATGGTTAGTCTCATTATTGGGGTGTCTCTCTCTTCCTCGGCCACCCTAGTTTATTTTCTGATAATGTTCTGCTCTTCGTATGTGCTTAAATACTATCACGCTCGAaccaaaatgattattttttttggggggGAAAGGTTGCAACGAGGACTTTGGTTACTACATATATTACTTCTTCGTCTCCAACCAGCAAATTTTTCTACTAAGTCTATGCCAAATGATTCATTCACTAATTTTTTCGTATCGAACTAGATGTTTCGCACCCTCCATAACCCAGTTTTAAGGGCGCCATTATCTTCTCAAATCGAGCAAGAATTAGTGCTGTCAAAGGTTGAAAGAACTATAGCTTATTACTTTATAGAAATTTTTGGAAACTTCTCTTGTATATATGATGTACATACTTAAAGCATCGAGAATTACACtttctttcatatttttcagtatttgTGTGGTTGAATTAGAGTTAAAGgtccaattttattttcttgcttcATCATTATAACTTTCCCTTTTTCCCACTGATCTTCGGGATAATTATGATTTACGAACACAAAATCTTTGGTCCTTTTGGTCCTTTTCATATCTTAAGATAACaacttataattaatataagaatAGTAAAATATACCCCGTCATCTCATGTTAAACATCGAAATCTTACAATTAATTGGTCGTCTTTTTTGTTTTCGGAGAAATGAATCGCATTACTCTTGAATATAATAAAGTAAAATTTCTTGCAACGTTTGACGTCTCGAATGCTTGATCCCAAAGTCATCGGATCAACGCCCACTCATATCCCAAATACTCGGAGGTTCCAAGGGAAAAAACTTTTAATCATTATACTTAGTTGATCACCAAAATTTTATGTGAAATTAATACATATGTATCTCATGGCatgattatttttgtaaaattaaataagtgtttctaacttaaataaataacaaaaacttgtgtgatacgatctcacaagtcgtattttgtgagacagatctcttatttgggtcattcatgaaaaaatattattttttatgctaagagtattactttttattgtgaatatcggtaaggttgatctgtctcacaaataagatttgtgagaccgtctcacaaaatacgtactctaaataaatataactaaaataaaacaCGGATACGACCAGACAAATTTGAGAGGCTCGTACCCCTATCTAGGTCCTAGTTTTAGGCAACAGCCCAAATCTTCGAGTGATCATGATttcattcaacaataaaatcGAAGTCAGATACGACTTGTGTTCAGTAATCGATAAAGTTTCCATCTTTTTGtggaaaatttaaatattttattattttttagatatttaatacataaataaatattaaaatatcaaattttctaaaaattaatcatttatgatatttttattcgagATCATATAGATTTCTTTGGCTTTAATTAATAATAGGTTTCTCAAACAATTGGGTACTACCAATCGGATACAATCTTAaataaatactaataataatatataatatctgtaatgataaaaataatgagTCTAAAAACTATAAACAATCGCTGAATTGTATTCGCAAAAGTAATTAAATTCGCATAATCAATCAAGACATTCAACTATTTTCTCTCAAAtcgaaaatataataaatcaatttgACATTTTTTGTGCCATAATTGATCTATTTAGTGCACTTGAGATATTGTCAACTCAATCATTTTATTCGACGGGTGGGATAGGCTAACCTCACTTTAAGTTGAGTATGCTtcttgtgaaacgatctcacaaatctttatctctGAAacgtgtcaaccctaccgatattcacaata is a window from the Primulina huaijiensis isolate GDHJ02 unplaced genomic scaffold, ASM1229523v2 scaffold40231, whole genome shotgun sequence genome containing:
- the LOC140969069 gene encoding protein DETOXIFICATION 44, chloroplastic-like, whose translation is MMFLAVLFRRVLVLSLRSAFKLNVLGMKILSIALPATLALAADPIASLVDTAYVGHLGALLTGRTIAVLMTTTLATSIAAHEGSGHQICFKVWLALSLLSDGLALVGQAPLASDYSQGNYGLARQLVYKVLQVGLIMGLDLAVILFIGFGALSSLFSPDSEVFGIARSGTLPMNAIAFVLDGLYYGVSDFGFAAYSLALVGLISSVFILMTVPLFGLTGVWSGLFLFMTFRVFAGVFRLSSRTGPWRLLWPDNEKDNT
- the LOC140969098 gene encoding probable leucine-rich repeat receptor-like protein kinase IMK3 encodes the protein MGVRIQVPFQCRNGSDGFSGCLINGNTGRSRADSDTEIEKWRKPHLLLYIFLVLFSGLGLVSGEKWDGVIVTQADYQALQAIKHELVDSKGVLKSWNDTSNGACSGEWTGIKCVNGQVIAIQLPWKVLGGRISEKIGQLQALRRLSLHDNFLVGPVPTSLGFLPNLRGIYLFNNRLSGSIPPSIGNCLVLQTLDLSNNQLIGTIPPSLANSTRLYRLNLSFNGLSGSIPSTLSQNPSLTFLALQNNHLSGSIPDSWNRKNNNHSYNLQSLNLSYNLINGNIPEEFSNLLKLNSMDLSNNAITGTFPLRLTNLSSLVTINLENNNLDSQIPESVENLRNLSVLNLSNNKLKGQIPGTIGNISTLTFLDLSRNNLSMEIPTSLVNLPNLDSFNVSYNNLSGTVPSVLASRFSSSSFMGNIQLCGYSNSTPCPSPQPENLPSPEKHRRKLSSKDIILISAGALLIVLLILCCILMCCLIRKKAASRNSKPGGVLAKATPAAGNIAESGGETGGKLVHFDGPFVFTADDLLCATAEIMGKSSYGTAYKATLEDNNVVAVKRLREKITKPQSEFESEVSELGKIRHPNILALRAYYLGPKGEKLLVYDYMPNKSLASFLHARGPETNIQWPKRMAIAIGITQGLYYLHTEQDIVHGNLTSSNVLLDEQNNPEIADVGLSRLMTSAANTNIVATAGTMGYRAPELSEIKNATTKTDIFSLGVILLELLTGKSPSEATDGLDLPQWVASTVKDEWTHEVFDVELMRDAPNISDELLSTLKLALHCVDPSPTARPEAHQVLQKLEEIKPEMDTNVILPSF